The proteins below are encoded in one region of Triticum aestivum cultivar Chinese Spring chromosome 1B, IWGSC CS RefSeq v2.1, whole genome shotgun sequence:
- the LOC123134785 gene encoding bZIP transcription factor 12 — protein sequence MASSRVMAASSQPPPSGSSDLARFRSASGIGSMNMDDILRNIYGEAPPSGAGAPADPAPAPEAAARRTAEEVWKEISATGGLSAPAPATAPAGAGGGEAGGAAVMTLEDFLAREDDGRVTAVEGNMAVGFPDVGADVGAGVAGGRRRGGGAGGAGRARKRALMDPMDRAATQRQKRMIKNRESAARSRERKQAYIAELEAQVTQLEEEHAELLREQEEQNEKRLNELKEQAFQVVVRKKPSQDLRRTNSMEW from the exons ATGGCATCGTCGCGGGTGATGGCCGCGTCGTCGCAGCCGCCGCCGTCCGGCTCCTCCGATCTCGCGCGCTTCCGGAGCGCCAGCGGCATCGGATCCATGAACATGGACGACATCCTCCGCAACATATACGGCGAGGCGCCCCCGTCCGGCGCCGGCGCCCCGGCGGACCCCGCCCCCGCGCCggaggccgccgcccgccggacgGCTGAGGAGGTCTGGAAGGAGATCTCGGCCACCGGGGGCCtctccgcccccgcccccgccaccgcccccgccggcgccggaggcggcgaggcgggcggcgcggcCGTGATGACCCTGGAGGATTTCCTCGCCAGGGAGGACGACGGTAGGGTTACGGCGGTGGAGGGGAACATGGCGGTAGGGTTCCCCGATGTGGGGGCGGATGTGGGGGCGGGTGTGGCCGGAGGGCGACGACGAGGTGGCGGTGCCGGCGGCGCCGGAAGGGCGAGGAAGAGGGCGCTGATGGATCCCATGGACCGCGCCGCGACGCAGCGGCAGAAGCGCATGATCAAGAACCGCGAATCTGCGGCCAGGTCCAGGGAGAGGAAGCAG GCTTACATCGCAGAACTGGAGGCACAGGTCACACAGCttgaggaggaacatgccgaactgCTTAGAGAACAG GAGGAGCAAAACGAGAAGAGGCTTAACGAG CTCAAGGAACAAGCATTCCAAGTCGTCGTAAGGAAAAAACCATCGCAAGATCTTAGAAGGACCAACTCGATGGAATGGTAG